In Fusarium falciforme chromosome 9, complete sequence, the following are encoded in one genomic region:
- a CDS encoding ANAPC8 domain-containing protein: protein MALSAHEVSQLRAALQDAVVKCSERCLYQSSKWAAELLNALPETDDDDEHLDPADPKYISPIYTSNSDPEEAALEAKELSKYLLAKSLFDCREYDRCAAVFLPDSLLSSVLASRVDSSPAYASAGKGKAKASDSSAAIPLPRISQKSLFLALYAKFMSGEKRKQEDTEMVMGPQDLGTVANKQLLVIGRYLSTWFDERTTEDDEVLGSQGWLEYLYGMVLAKEKNDERALEFFIRSVHKYTMNWGCWLEMTSLISRVEDLNRISRHCPQNIVSYMFHLHTSLELYQQGPGLASSLEQLLSIFPTSSFLLTCNALLAYHAKDLMAAEQHFTRLLALHPHRLDSLDHYSNILYVLNLRPKLAFLAHLCSSVDKFRPESCVVVGNYYSLLSMHEKAVQYFRRALTLDRSCLSAWTLMGHEYVELKNTHAAIESYRRAVDVNRRDYRAWYGLGQTYEMLEMHTYSLWYYKKAAGLRPWDGKMWMAVGSCLQKMGRERDGIKALKRALLADAYYDVGSSFGSGDLLGSRSATGHMDPEILLQIAAMYDQLGEEEEAKSYMELCVAQEDGGANAEVDPAESIAIHNDSPPGSDNGAEGNENAGNEGTGVTAATSKARMWLAKFSMRTGDYAAAERLAGELCQDGVEVEEAKALVREVRSRMEASGMLDPLS from the exons atggcTCTGAGCGCCCACGAGGTCTCGCAATTGCGGGCTGCTCTCCAGGATGCCGTGGTCAAATGCTCAGAGAGGTGTCTCTACCAATCTTCAAAATG GGCCGCCGAACTACTTAACGCGCTTCCTGAgaccgacgatgacgacgagcaCCTCGACCCTGCAGATCCCAAGTACATCTCGCCGATATACACTTCGAACAGCGACCCAGAAGAGGCAGCTCTCGAGGCAAAAGAGTTGAGCAAATACCTGTTAGCCAAGTCTTTATTCGACTGTAGAGAGTACGACCGCTGCGCCGCTGTTTTCCTCCCCGATTCTCTCCTGTCTAGTGTCCTGGCATCAAGGGTGGACAGTTCTCCGGCGTATGCTTCAGCTGGCAAGGGAAAGGCAAAGGCTTCTGATTCATCAGCCGCGATACCTCTTCCCAGGATCAGTCAGAAGAGCTTGTTCCTTGCCCTCTATGCAAAGTTCATGTCGGGGGAAAAGCGCAAGCAAGAGGATACTGAGATGGTTATGGGCCCTCAGGATCTTGGAACAGTGGCCAACAAGCAACTCCTCGTCATTGGGCGGTATCTTTCAACTTGGTTTGATGAGAGGACAactgaagacgacgaggtgTTGGGCAGCCAGGGATGGCTTGAATATCT ATATGGCATGGTGCTTGCCAAGGAAAAGAATGACGAAAGAGCATTGGAATTCTTTATCCGAAGCGTACACAAGTACACCATGAACTGGGGCTGCTGGCTAGAAATGACGTCGCTAATATCTCGAGTCGAGGAT TTGAATCGAATATCAAGACACTGTCCTCAGAACATCGTGTCTTACATGTTTCACCTACACACCTCCCTGGAGCTCTACCAGCAAGGACCCGGACTCGCCAGTTCTCTCGAGCAGCTCCTATCCATCTTCCCGACGTCATCCTTCCTCCTCACCTGCAACGCATTGCTTGCCTATCACGCCAAGGATTTGATGGCTGCCGAACAGCACTTTACTCGACTGCTGGCGCTCCATCCCCATCGGCTTGATTCTCTCGACCACTATTCCAACATTCTCTACGTTCTAAATCTTCGCCCAAAACTAGCGTTTCTGGCACATCTATGCTCCAGTGTAGACAAGTTCCGTCCGGAATCCTGCGTGGTCGTTGGCAATTACTATTCCCTTCTCTCGATGCACGAAAAGGCTGTGCAGTACTTCCGGCGTGCCCTGACCCTTGACCGGTCATGTCTATCGGCATGGACATTGATGGGCCACGAATACGTCGAACTCAAAAACACGCATGCGGCTATCGAGTCGTATCGTCGCGCAGTTGACGTAAATCGACGGGACTATCGGGCCTGGTACGGATTGGGTCAGACATATGAGATGCTGGAAATGCATACATACTCGCTTTGGTACTACAAGAAGGCTGCCGGTCTGCGTCCTTGGGATGGCAAGATGTGGATGGCTGTAGGCTCATGTCTGCAAAAGATGGGCCGAGAACGAGATGGTATCAAGGCTTTGAAGCGAGCTTTGCTCGCGGATGCCTACTATGACGTGGGCAGCAGTTTCGGCAGCGGCGATCTCCTGGGTAGCCGTAGCGCTACAGGCCATATGGACCCTGAGATCCTCTTGCAGATTGCTGCCATGTACGACCAGCTaggtgaagaggaagaagctaaGTCATACATGGAACTCTGTGTGGCCCAGGAAGATGGCGGTGCGAACGCTGAGGTTGACCCAGCAGAGTCCATCGCTATTCACAATGATTCTCCCCCGGGTTCAGACAATGGCGCTGAGGGCAACGAGAACGCGGGCAATGAGGGTACGGGCGTCACAGCAGCGACTAGCAAAGCCCGGATGTGGCTTGCCAAATTCTCGATGCGTACCGGAGACTACGCGGCAGCTGAGCGCCTTGCCGGAGAGCTGTGTCAGGATGGTGTagaggtcgaggaggccaaggccttggTGCGAGAGGTGCGGTCACGGATGGAGGCGTCGGGGATGCTTGATCCGTTGAGTTGA